From a region of the Ficedula albicollis isolate OC2 unplaced genomic scaffold, FicAlb1.5 N00494, whole genome shotgun sequence genome:
- the PAIP2B gene encoding polyadenylate-binding protein-interacting protein 2B isoform X4 has protein sequence MNGPELGRGIWAGRIPGSPSLLSHPRRMNGPELGRGIWAGRIPGSPSLLSHPRRMNGPELGRGIWAGRIPGSPSLLSHPRRMNGPELGRGIWAGRIPGSPSLLSHPRRMNGPELGRGIWAGRIPGSPSLLSHPRRMNGPELGRGIWAGRIPGSPSLLSHPRRMNGPELGRGIWAGRIPGSPSLLSHPRRMNGPELGRGIWAGRIPGSPSLLSHPRRMNGPELGSSSSPTAKEDPAGNGHQEKENNPFAEYMWMENEEDFNRQVEEELQEQEFLDRCFQEMLEEEEQDWFIPARDLPQGMGQLQQQLHGLAVGDGHGNEDILSKSNLNPDAKEFVPGVKY, from the exons ATGAATGGCCCCGAGCTCGGCAGAGGGATCTGGGCTGGGAGGATCCCCGGCTCTCCCTCACTCCTGTCCCACCCTCGCAGGATGAATGGCCCCGAGCTCGGCAGAGGGATCTGGGCTGGGAGGATCCCCGGCTCTCCCTCACTCCTGTCCCACCCTCGCAGGATGAATGGCCCCGAGCTCGGCAGAGGGATCTGGGCTGGGAGGATCCCCGGCTCTCCCTCACTCCTGTCCCACCCTCGCAGGATGAATGGCCCCGAGCTCGGCAGAGGGATCTGGGCTGGGAGGATCCCCGGCTCTCCCTCACTCCTGTCCCACCCTCGCAGGATGAATGGCCCCGAGCTCGGCAGAGGGATCTGGGCTGGGAGGATCCCCGGCTCTCCCTCACTCCTGTCCCACCCTCGCAGGATGAATGGCCCCGAGCTCGGCAGAGGGATCTGGGCTGGGAGGATCCCCGGCTCTCCCTCACTCCTGTCCCACCCTCGCAGGATGAATGGCCCCGAGCTCGGCAGAGGGATCTGGGCTGGGAGGATCCCCGGCTCTCCCTCACTCCTGTCCCACCCTCGCAGGATGAATGGCCCCGAGCTCGGCAGAGGGATCTGGGCTGGGAGGATCCCCGGCTCTCCCTCACTCCTGTCCCACCCTCGCAGGATGAATGGCCCCGAGCTcggctccagctccagccccacgGCCAAGGAGGATCCCGCGGGGAACGGGCACCAGGAGAAGGAGAACAACCCCTTTGCAGAGTACATGTGGATGGAGAACGAGGAGGACTTCAACAGGCAG gtggaggaggagctgcaggagcaggagttcCTGGACCGCTGCttccaggagatgctggaggaggaggagcaggattGGTTCATCCCGGCGCGGGACCTTCCCCAGGGcatggggcagctccagcagcagctgcacggGCTGGCCGTGGGGGACGGCCACGGCAACGAGGACATCCTG
- the PAIP2B gene encoding polyadenylate-binding protein-interacting protein 2B isoform X3 produces MILRMDYPSLERPRMNGPELGSSSSPTAKEDPAGNGHQEKENNPFAEYMWMENEEDFNRQVEEELQEQEFLDRCFQEMLEEEEQDWFIPARDLPQGMGQLQQQLHGLAVGDGHGNEDILVRRTAAAPAGIVQALALSHPWHCPIPGIVPSLALSHPWHCPLELSHPWKYPIPGILQSLEFSYPWDYSLGLSHPWKYPIPGIFLSLGFFLGIIPSLELSHPRNWPIPGSIHWNCRILGIVPSLELSHPWNCPILGIVLSMEISNQWNCPILRIVKSQELSHPWNCPIHGNFQSLELSHPWKFPILGIVLSMEISSQWNCPILGIVKSQELSHPGILLSMGFFLGIIPSLELVHLWNCPIPVIIPSMELSNPWISSVPGIV; encoded by the exons ATGATTCTCAGGATGGATTATCCATCCTTGGAACGTCCAAG GATGAATGGCCCCGAGCTcggctccagctccagccccacgGCCAAGGAGGATCCCGCGGGGAACGGGCACCAGGAGAAGGAGAACAACCCCTTTGCAGAGTACATGTGGATGGAGAACGAGGAGGACTTCAACAGGCAG gtggaggaggagctgcaggagcaggagttcCTGGACCGCTGCttccaggagatgctggaggaggaggagcaggattGGTTCATCCCGGCGCGGGACCTTCCCCAGGGcatggggcagctccagcagcagctgcacggGCTGGCCGTGGGGGACGGCCACGGCAACGAGGACATCCTGGTGAGGAGAACGGCAGCTGCCCCTGCTGGCATTGTCCAGGCCCTGGCattgtcccatccctggcattgtcccatccctgggattgtcccatccctggcattgtcccatccctggcatTGTCCCTTGGAATTGTCACATCCTTGGAaatatcccatccctggaattctccaATCCTTGGAATTCTCCTATCCCTGGGATTATTCCTTGGGATTATCCCACCCCTGGAaatatcccatccctggaatttttCTGTCCCTGGGATTCTTCCTTGGGATTATCCCATCCTTAGAattatcccatcccaggaattggcccatccctgggagtATTCATTGGAATTGTCGCATCCTTGGAATTGTCCCATCCTTGGAATTGTCGCATCCTTGGAATTGTCCCATCCTTGGAATTGTCCTATCCATGGAAATTTCCAATCAATGGAATTGTCCCATCCTTAGAATTGTCAAATCCCAGGAATTATCCCATCCTTGGAATTGTCCCATCCATGGAAATTTCCAATCCTTGGAATTGTCCCATCCATGGAAATTTCCAATCCTTGGAATTGTCCTATCCATGGAAATTTCCAGTCAGTGGAATTGTCCCATCCTTGGAATTGTCAAATCCCAGGAATTGTCCCATCCTGGAATTCTCCTATCCATGGGATTCTTCCTTGGGAttatcccatccctggaattggTCCATCTTTGGAATTGTCCCATCCCTGTAATTATTCCATCCATGGAATTGTCAAATCCTTGGATTTCTTCAGTCCCTGGAATTGTCTGA
- the PAIP2B gene encoding polyadenylate-binding protein-interacting protein 2B isoform X2, with the protein MNGPELGRGIWAGRIPGSPSLLSHPRRMNGPELGRGIWAGRIPGSPSLLSHPRRMNGPELGRGIWAGRIPGSPSLLSHPRRMNGPELGRGIWAGRIPGSPSLLSHPRRMNGPELGRGIWAGRIPGSPSLLSHPRRMNGPELGRGIWAGRIPGSPSLLSHPRRMNGPELGRGIWAGRIPGSPSLLSHPRRMNGPELGRGIWAGRIPGSPSLLSHPRRMNGPELGSSSSPTAKEDPAGNGHQEKENNPFAEYMWMENEEDFNRQVEEELQEQEFLDRCFQEMLEEEEQDWFIPARDLPQGMGQLQQQLHGLAVGDGHGNEDILVRRTAAAPAGIVQALALSHPWHCPLELSHPWKYPIPGILQSLEFSYPWDYSLGLSHPWKYPIPGIFLSLGFFLGIIPSLELSHPRNWPIPGSIHWNCRILGIVPSLELSHPWNCPILGIVLSMEISNQWNCPILRIVKSQELSHPWNCPIHGNFQSLELSHPWKFPILGIVLSMEISSQWNCPILGIVKSQELSHPGILLSMGFFLGIIPSLELVHLWNCPIPVIIPSMELSNPWISSVPGIV; encoded by the exons ATGAATGGCCCCGAGCTCGGCAGAGGGATCTGGGCTGGGAGGATCCCCGGCTCTCCCTCACTCCTGTCCCACCCTCGCAGGATGAATGGCCCCGAGCTCGGCAGAGGGATCTGGGCTGGGAGGATCCCCGGCTCTCCCTCACTCCTGTCCCACCCTCGCAGGATGAATGGCCCCGAGCTCGGCAGAGGGATCTGGGCTGGGAGGATCCCCGGCTCTCCCTCACTCCTGTCCCACCCTCGCAGGATGAATGGCCCCGAGCTCGGCAGAGGGATCTGGGCTGGGAGGATCCCCGGCTCTCCCTCACTCCTGTCCCACCCTCGCAGGATGAATGGCCCCGAGCTCGGCAGAGGGATCTGGGCTGGGAGGATCCCCGGCTCTCCCTCACTCCTGTCCCACCCTCGCAGGATGAATGGCCCCGAGCTCGGCAGAGGGATCTGGGCTGGGAGGATCCCCGGCTCTCCCTCACTCCTGTCCCACCCTCGCAGGATGAATGGCCCCGAGCTCGGCAGAGGGATCTGGGCTGGGAGGATCCCCGGCTCTCCCTCACTCCTGTCCCACCCTCGCAGGATGAATGGCCCCGAGCTCGGCAGAGGGATCTGGGCTGGGAGGATCCCCGGCTCTCCCTCACTCCTGTCCCACCCTCGCAGGATGAATGGCCCCGAGCTcggctccagctccagccccacgGCCAAGGAGGATCCCGCGGGGAACGGGCACCAGGAGAAGGAGAACAACCCCTTTGCAGAGTACATGTGGATGGAGAACGAGGAGGACTTCAACAGGCAG gtggaggaggagctgcaggagcaggagttcCTGGACCGCTGCttccaggagatgctggaggaggaggagcaggattGGTTCATCCCGGCGCGGGACCTTCCCCAGGGcatggggcagctccagcagcagctgcacggGCTGGCCGTGGGGGACGGCCACGGCAACGAGGACATCCTGGTGAGGAGAACGGCAGCTGCCCCTGCTGGCATTGTCCAGG ccctggcattgtcccatccctggcatTGTCCCTTGGAATTGTCACATCCTTGGAaatatcccatccctggaattctccaATCCTTGGAATTCTCCTATCCCTGGGATTATTCCTTGGGATTATCCCACCCCTGGAaatatcccatccctggaatttttCTGTCCCTGGGATTCTTCCTTGGGATTATCCCATCCTTAGAattatcccatcccaggaattggcccatccctgggagtATTCATTGGAATTGTCGCATCCTTGGAATTGTCCCATCCTTGGAATTGTCGCATCCTTGGAATTGTCCCATCCTTGGAATTGTCCTATCCATGGAAATTTCCAATCAATGGAATTGTCCCATCCTTAGAATTGTCAAATCCCAGGAATTATCCCATCCTTGGAATTGTCCCATCCATGGAAATTTCCAATCCTTGGAATTGTCCCATCCATGGAAATTTCCAATCCTTGGAATTGTCCTATCCATGGAAATTTCCAGTCAGTGGAATTGTCCCATCCTTGGAATTGTCAAATCCCAGGAATTGTCCCATCCTGGAATTCTCCTATCCATGGGATTCTTCCTTGGGAttatcccatccctggaattggTCCATCTTTGGAATTGTCCCATCCCTGTAATTATTCCATCCATGGAATTGTCAAATCCTTGGATTTCTTCAGTCCCTGGAATTGTCTGA
- the PAIP2B gene encoding polyadenylate-binding protein-interacting protein 2B isoform X1, producing MNGPELGRGIWAGRIPGSPSLLSHPRRMNGPELGRGIWAGRIPGSPSLLSHPRRMNGPELGRGIWAGRIPGSPSLLSHPRRMNGPELGRGIWAGRIPGSPSLLSHPRRMNGPELGRGIWAGRIPGSPSLLSHPRRMNGPELGRGIWAGRIPGSPSLLSHPRRMNGPELGRGIWAGRIPGSPSLLSHPRRMNGPELGRGIWAGRIPGSPSLLSHPRRMNGPELGSSSSPTAKEDPAGNGHQEKENNPFAEYMWMENEEDFNRQVEEELQEQEFLDRCFQEMLEEEEQDWFIPARDLPQGMGQLQQQLHGLAVGDGHGNEDILVRRTAAAPAGIVQALALSHPWHCPIPGIVPSLALSHPWHCPLELSHPWKYPIPGILQSLEFSYPWDYSLGLSHPWKYPIPGIFLSLGFFLGIIPSLELSHPRNWPIPGSIHWNCRILGIVPSLELSHPWNCPILGIVLSMEISNQWNCPILRIVKSQELSHPWNCPIHGNFQSLELSHPWKFPILGIVLSMEISSQWNCPILGIVKSQELSHPGILLSMGFFLGIIPSLELVHLWNCPIPVIIPSMELSNPWISSVPGIV from the exons ATGAATGGCCCCGAGCTCGGCAGAGGGATCTGGGCTGGGAGGATCCCCGGCTCTCCCTCACTCCTGTCCCACCCTCGCAGGATGAATGGCCCCGAGCTCGGCAGAGGGATCTGGGCTGGGAGGATCCCCGGCTCTCCCTCACTCCTGTCCCACCCTCGCAGGATGAATGGCCCCGAGCTCGGCAGAGGGATCTGGGCTGGGAGGATCCCCGGCTCTCCCTCACTCCTGTCCCACCCTCGCAGGATGAATGGCCCCGAGCTCGGCAGAGGGATCTGGGCTGGGAGGATCCCCGGCTCTCCCTCACTCCTGTCCCACCCTCGCAGGATGAATGGCCCCGAGCTCGGCAGAGGGATCTGGGCTGGGAGGATCCCCGGCTCTCCCTCACTCCTGTCCCACCCTCGCAGGATGAATGGCCCCGAGCTCGGCAGAGGGATCTGGGCTGGGAGGATCCCCGGCTCTCCCTCACTCCTGTCCCACCCTCGCAGGATGAATGGCCCCGAGCTCGGCAGAGGGATCTGGGCTGGGAGGATCCCCGGCTCTCCCTCACTCCTGTCCCACCCTCGCAGGATGAATGGCCCCGAGCTCGGCAGAGGGATCTGGGCTGGGAGGATCCCCGGCTCTCCCTCACTCCTGTCCCACCCTCGCAGGATGAATGGCCCCGAGCTcggctccagctccagccccacgGCCAAGGAGGATCCCGCGGGGAACGGGCACCAGGAGAAGGAGAACAACCCCTTTGCAGAGTACATGTGGATGGAGAACGAGGAGGACTTCAACAGGCAG gtggaggaggagctgcaggagcaggagttcCTGGACCGCTGCttccaggagatgctggaggaggaggagcaggattGGTTCATCCCGGCGCGGGACCTTCCCCAGGGcatggggcagctccagcagcagctgcacggGCTGGCCGTGGGGGACGGCCACGGCAACGAGGACATCCTGGTGAGGAGAACGGCAGCTGCCCCTGCTGGCATTGTCCAGGCCCTGGCattgtcccatccctggcattgtcccatccctgggattgtcccatccctggcattgtcccatccctggcatTGTCCCTTGGAATTGTCACATCCTTGGAaatatcccatccctggaattctccaATCCTTGGAATTCTCCTATCCCTGGGATTATTCCTTGGGATTATCCCACCCCTGGAaatatcccatccctggaatttttCTGTCCCTGGGATTCTTCCTTGGGATTATCCCATCCTTAGAattatcccatcccaggaattggcccatccctgggagtATTCATTGGAATTGTCGCATCCTTGGAATTGTCCCATCCTTGGAATTGTCGCATCCTTGGAATTGTCCCATCCTTGGAATTGTCCTATCCATGGAAATTTCCAATCAATGGAATTGTCCCATCCTTAGAATTGTCAAATCCCAGGAATTATCCCATCCTTGGAATTGTCCCATCCATGGAAATTTCCAATCCTTGGAATTGTCCCATCCATGGAAATTTCCAATCCTTGGAATTGTCCTATCCATGGAAATTTCCAGTCAGTGGAATTGTCCCATCCTTGGAATTGTCAAATCCCAGGAATTGTCCCATCCTGGAATTCTCCTATCCATGGGATTCTTCCTTGGGAttatcccatccctggaattggTCCATCTTTGGAATTGTCCCATCCCTGTAATTATTCCATCCATGGAATTGTCAAATCCTTGGATTTCTTCAGTCCCTGGAATTGTCTGA